GGCCGTCGTGCTCGTGGACGAGTCAGCCAAGCCAGCGGCGAAGGCATCGCCGCCCGCGAAGTCGCGGCTGTCCCCGGCGAAGGGGAGGCTGAGGGCTGGTTCCGCtgccgccgcggccgcggccgccgccgctgcggcgGCTGCAGTGCCTCCGCCTGAGTGGGAGCGGGGAGGCGGCGCGGAGGAGCGGGGCGAGCTAGCGCGGCGGCTCGGGGAGGAAGCGCGGGGATGGTTCCTGGCGTTCGTGGAGCGGTTCCTGGATGCGGACGTGGCGGCGGCCGCGCCGTGGGACCGCGACCGCGCGGCGAGGATGCTTCCGCAGCTGAAGCGCGTCAACGACTGGCTGAGCGAGATCGGGAAGCCGGCGGAGATGGCGCCGCATCCGCCCCCGGAAGCGGACGGCGAGGCCGCGGCACCCACTGCGAACGGCGGCGCGGCCAGCGGCGTGCCGGAGGAGACGATAGAGCGGCTGAGGAAGAAGATCTACGAGTACCTCCTCACCAACGTGGACTCTGCTGCCGCCGtgctcggcggcggcgaggtggcGCCGGCACCGGTGGCGAACGGGAAGAAGGGGTGACGGTGGTGACATGAGGAAGGGTTAATTGGGCCGTTAACTTGGCCAAATTATGGGCCGGTCTGGattcaaatgtaaaaatgggcTGGATTGAGATTGTAGTGGTTGTTTTGgtactcccccccccccccctggtGTTTCCTTacagaaaagaaaaatgggTGGGCCTGATTGGATCCATATAAACATCAAAGGCTAATTGTATAAAggggaatatatatatatatcatggtATGCCTAGTAAACCTCTTCTAGTAGTTagctactaaggccttgtttagttccttaaaaattttgcaaaatttttcagattcttcgtcatatcaaatctttagacgtatgtataaagtattaaatatagatgaaaataaaaactaattgcacagtttggtcggaattgacgaaacgaattttttgagcctagttagtccataattggacaatatttgtcaaatacaaacgaaagtgctactattcttattttgcaaaattttttggaagtaaacaaggcctaatagttagctcttttggatctaaacaagtatAGTTAATAACCTAACTGATTATCATTTTGGTCCCTCTGTTTCGCCGGTGCAACTCCCCTCTGCCAGCATCTAGTGGCATCTATGGCTTGCTTGTGTTATATTGCATCAGCTACACCCTGTTTTGCTTGCCACCCTCATCGTGGATGCTCTAGAAGCTGGTGAGCATGTCTCTCCTCTTGCTGGCATGGATCTATTTGGGGATGGTGTCACCGGCTTGGACCCCGTCACCTTATCTCAATGGCGAAGCTAGAACAAATTAGAGGAGGGTGCACTTAGCTTGTGGGTGCATAGACATCTTTCATAAGGTACATATGTGTGAAATTTTAAACATAATCATAGTTTTTTCAATTTTAGGGGTGTTTTGCACTCCATAATCTACATGTAGCTCCGCCTTGGCCTATCTAGCAACTGTAGCATCGACATGGATTTCATACCCTAGTTGCAGAACAACGCTATAGATCGTGGCGTTCTTCCACGCCCTGGTGATTCTAGCTACTTCATGGATTCGATGTCAACTTTGAGGCCATCAAGTTCCTAAACATGCATTTGTAACATGACTTGACGTGGTTTCTGGTTAAGTACGCAGCACTAATGAACATACTAATCAGTAATTAACTTATAACATGATGAGATTGATGACAAACGTGCCATATACTGATATACATTAGAGTTCATATAGTATACACAAAACCATGATTGAGGACCACTTCGGTCTGTCCTATACAAAAGCAGCAACAAAATACTCCCTctgtataggatttagaagtcgttttggataaaatttgggtcaaacattggaaatataaatcattaataacttttaaattactgagtttacaaatgtgaaaattatataaatagatttgtcttaaaaagtactttcataaaagtatacatatattatttttcctaaatatttttataaaaataagaggtcaaagttgTTTTTAGAGACCGTGTcgctgtcctaaacgacttctaaatcctatactGAGGGAGTATATTGGTCATCAGTTTCAAAGCCTATCCTATAGTAAAGCGTCAACAACTATCAATTGTCAACTGCAGAAGACCATTTCAATCTACACTGTCCAAAAGGATCAACACATCATGGACAAAAGCCTTAATAATCCTCAAGCTTAGATGATGAGCACTTCCATAGTTTCATGTGCAAAAAGGTCACCAAAACACACTTTTAGAAATCTGACTATTACCATCTTGGTCACACAACGCATACCCTTTCAATTAGGACTGGTTTTATTACCTTCAGGTGAGGGTAATGAGTAAGAGTCATCACCTCAAAGGTCAATTGGATGTGCATAACCAGATATGTCATTAAGCCCTCCactatcatcaccatcatcacaaaCCTTACCATCATCCAAGCATATTTCTTGATCTGTGACAAGAGAACCACTAGCATTACTACCGTGGAAGAGCTCTTCGTTCCATCTCATGAAAGAATTTGTGGCAAACACAAGCGACAATGTCACCCAGGGTAAAACTTTTTTACCACCCAACATTTGAAGGAATAAGGAGAGGATGGCTGAGTGGTGGAGAAATATCTAAACAGAAGAGGCGTCGTGGTTTCACTATCGCGCCACTCATATGTGTATGCATGCCAAAATTGCGCGTCTTTGTTAGGATCAAAAGGACAGTATATCActcttgttgttgttgttgttgttgttgttgttgttgtgccGAAGTCATGGTAAATGATTCATTCACCAGACTTTTTGATAAGGAAGTGCTTTAGAAAGCGTCCAGGTTGCGACTAAGATTGTTTGACACCCTAAGAGCTTAGGGTAGTAAACCAAACCTTTAGAAAGCGTCCAGGTTGCGACTAAGATTGTTTGGCACCCTAAGCTAGGGTAGTAAACCAAACACGTACGTAACTTACTTTGGCATGCCTAACATGCAGCACAATATAACGTCCCGTCTCTTCGAGACCCGACCTGCTTGCATCTAACAGCTTTTCTACGACATGGACTGCCTCCACAGggccaacactagtcttttctacacactttgtcctcactcgtgcacACCCGGCACCCGAAAAGAACTTTCTGGTTGGTCACCTATCCCGAAATTGCTCCAGGCTAAGCACGCTTAACCTTAGAGTTCTTTAGAGATAGGTTTCAGGAAAAAACTTGTAACTTATTGGTATGAGTATTTTATTAAtactattaagccctgggccgggaTTACACAGAACAACTTCTGTTTAGGAATCAATAAATCCTTAATTGGTTCAAAACTAGGCTTCATCTCTTTTTAGAATGCATATTATACCAAATTGTAATTTTACCTTCTTATTAAAATATGCCGACAATGGTCCGGGAAACCTCATTAATATATATCTTTTGTGTACTTCATCAGATTCATCAATGAATTTACATGTAAGGGATTTGATGAATGGATCCTGAATTGTGCTTAGATTTATGCAAATCAATGTGTAAATGTATTAATACTCATCTAGTAAAGAAGGAATAATTGCATCAAAAGCATTCAACATTCTATACCTGCACATAGGAAGAAAAAACATCGGGTGCAACGAGAATTTACACAGATAGAGATATGCGAAGACGACATAATACATGATGCAAGATTGTGAACTATACATACTGTAGCCGGTGAGGTCAGTTAAGTCTCTTGTGGTGCAATTGTAGAAGCTGCCCATTCCAGATTCTTTGAATAACCACACAAACGGCTATAGTTAAGAATATTATTCTTTTAGCGATACATAACGTGTATGTATCGGTGTATGTCAATGAGGTGCTCGTGAGGACTACAATATTTAGTTTCAAGGTCTATCGGACGTGTGTACGTATTTATAGCAGTGAGTATGACTAATCATGAAAATGAGTATCCTGCAATCATCTACGTTTACTAATGCAAGATTAGCATTGCCACGCATGGTCAAGGGTTCGTCCTGTTGTAAATTCATAATTGCATTGGAATAATTAAGTATGATTTTTAGGGAAATAATTAAGTATTGATTTGGATATAATTAATAACTGCAAAACAAATGGCTCCGTGCATTGATTTGGTAtatgaataaaaatatataaaaaaaacaaatattaCAGAACGTGGTTTCACACTATAGGAAGTGCTTGACCAGTTTTTCATGATCATTTCTAAGAAAAAATTGCACGTCTGCATTATATTCATGATTCTAACCACTACTTATCCACAAATCACCGTGTTATCATTTTTAGTTTCGATGCTAACTTTTTTTGACCGAAGTCAACAAGGAAACCCagcctatttttttatttttttgataatgTAGACCTGTTTAAATTCGCTCTCACAGAAGTCGAACCCAGATCTGCTGGTGCTACTCACGTGCTCTAACCACTAGGCTAGGCTCTTTCGCGGTTTGGATGCTAGTAATTGGTGTGGCCCAAAAGAACATTTTTTTACATACATCCATACGCGCTGTAATATGAGGGATGAAATCAATCCATGCAATGCAAAACGTTGCttaaaaccttttttttttataaaacgtGTTTCTACAGCAACTGAAATGTATTTTTAACTTTTTACCCCTTCATCTTATGACAAAATGTGATTTTTATTATGGTTGACAAAATTCCCCATTTTTCTTGTTTCATGTCACAGTTTCACACACGTGATCCACACTCCACATCAAATTTATTTTCCAACAAATAATTTCCTATATAAATCTCCCGAGTCTCTAGGATTCTCCACGCTCCATTTTCATCCAAAATTGAGTTACACGAATCTCCAAGTCTGAGAAAAAGAgaccaagaaaaaaaaagtttctctccaatcatccttctcttctcttTTTGTTTGGAGACTGAAATCGCAGGTCATATGCTCCTCTTTGCATGATTCCAGTTTTTCGTCACAAGCAAATTTGGATCTAATCATTTTTTGTGGTTCCTTCGAATCCTAATTTTTACCTCAAATTGTTATCTACTTCCTCGAGAATTTCTGTTCGTCATCCTCTTCATCTTTCGCAGCTTAATGTGGAGCAACGTATTTCCGTGCAGGCGTTTCCTTTGATGAGATTCTTGTTGGCAATAACATGAACAAGGATAAGACACCGatcgcaggcggcggcggcggcaatgcaggaggaggaggaggaggaggaggcggctgcGCTGGCAATGGCCCGGAGATGCAATCCTCGTCCGACGCGGCGGCGCCTTCGCCGACTCCTCACACGGAGTGCGACATCAGCAGCATGCCGGACTCCCCAATGCGCAAGCCCGGCCACCGGCGCGCGCTCTCAGAGATCATCGGCCTCCCCGAGGACCTGGACCTCGGCGCCCCCGGCGCCGGCGACGCGCCCGGGCTGTCGGACGAGAACGAGGAGGAGCTCTTCTCCATGTTCCTCGACGTGGATAAGCTGAATTCGCGGTGCGGGGCGTCGGTGTCGGAGTCATCGTGCGCCATGGCCGCCGGGGGTCGGGGAGAGGCAACGGAGACGTCTGCGGCAGGGCAGGGGCAGAGGCATCATCACAGGCACTCGATGGACGCCGCGAGCTCCATCAACGCAGAGCATCTGTTTGGGACAACGGCGATGGAGGGGGCGTCGCCGGCAGAGGTGAAGAAGGCAATGTCCGCCGCAAAGCTTGCCGAGCTAGCGCTCATCGATCCAAAGAAGGCAAAAAGGTATTGTTTTTGTGGATCTCTTTTGTTTGTTCCTTATGAAGTTCACCTGTTAGATCATGTTTCATTCATCTGAATGTGTtctccatcaaataaaaatgaacttTTGTTAGTATATTATTTCGTACCAAGTAGATGAATTTGGTGCTTTCTTGGGCAGAGATCATTTTGGTGCTTTTTTGGGCAGAGATCCTTAATCATTCTGTTTCGAGTTGTTACGTGATGGGTCATGGGTCTGTAAGAATTGATGCAATGCAGATGGCATGAAAGACAACTACACAAGTAGTCGTTGGAGGGAAGGAGAAAATTATTTGTCAGGAACTGTAGAGGGGAATTCTCTTGTCGTTTCACTATTTTCCAGGAACTGTAGTGAGGAATTCTCTTGTTGATTCACTGTTCTGACAACCCTCCTAACTAAGAATAGTGAAATGTATGACAATTGTTAAGTTATAAGGAGAAGAAGATATATGGCAGGGAAGCCATattaataataattaataaatgaataaataaattaagaagaagaagaagaagaagaagaagaagaagaagaagaagaagaagaagaagaagaagaagatccagTGCCAAGCTGGGCTCGAATCAGGGTTGGCTCGGGCGCAATAGACTACTAACCAAACACGCGACTAGGCTACTGACCAAACAAGCTAGCGCTTGCTCTGGTGGAGGCTATGCACCTTAACACCTAAGAGAATTTTCTTTTCTATACATATGCTGAATTTTTTGTGCTAGTAAATAGTAGAGCTGGTATACACGGGGTGAAACTTCAGATTAGTTTTTTTTCAGGGATCATACGGGGTGAAACTTCAAAGTTTTGTTTTTCGGGGATCATGTTGCAGTGGATACTTTATAATATAGTAGCATGTTCTGTTGATGGATAATTCTGTTCTGGTGTTTTATTCTGTATAATTTGGTATAGATATGGAAAGGATACCGTCTTTTTGTCATGAAACAAACCTAACAGCGATGCGTTTTTTCAGAACTAGTTATAGTCCAAAGGAAATTGTATATTGCATTCCTGCACTTCTACCACAAGTGCAAACTTACCAGTGGCAGAATCTAACAGTATTTACATTCTTTGTTTCTTTCTTATTCTGAAGAATCACATTTCTTATGTGgagtaaaataaaaaattgaaGTCTGTACCTAAATTTGTCCTCTTAGTTGTGATGTAGCTACTTTTAGAGTGCCTATTATTATCAAGGAAAACAATGAAAGGATGGAATATACTTTGAAAACTGTCATAGCACAGCAGCGTATTCATGTGCCTGTACCATGAACAGGGTGTAGATCCCTAATAATATCACTATTATCATGCCTTATACATAtacattttgtttttctctttcttttccctCTTTGTGGTGGCCCATGTTGAATTTCAACTCTAGCCTATCAAATTTGCTTGGGAATAAAAGACTCTTTTTGTTGTTGTTATAATCCTTGCATATTGTCATTTTCTTGAGAAAATAGTGCACAATCAGAAATAAATCTGCAATGATAATGAGAACAGAAGGACTCACTTTGGTTGAAACCAAATCTTTTCTAAAAACTAATTTagtctttttttttgagaaatgcTTAATTGTCTATTCTGATTATTGCTTGGTGAATCATGTGATAGGATTATAAATAATAGACAGTCAGCAGCAAGATCAAAAGAAAGGAAGATGAGGTACATTGCTGAACTTGAGCGGAAGGTGCAGTTCATGCAGAGAGAAGCCACAGCATTGGCAACCCAGCTGGCATTGCTACAGGTGCGAACGCTTCTTCTCTGTTGGTGATGTCCTGTAAAATTCCATTTTTTGTTACTACTGCTTATTACTATTCTTTTTTTTGACTAATTATCAATCATTTGTTACTACTCTGTTCTAAACTAATTTTCAGTTGTTTGTTACTACATTTTTAATAATTATGATGTTAGTTAAGACAGTCATCCAGGATGTTTCCAAAACATTGCACTTGGGATATGATGTATTATTGCTATTGGCCATAGATTTGTTGGAGAGGAGGGGTAGTACGAACAATATTGTGAACAATAATTgcaggagagggagagagcaaCAACAGCTAGGAGATAGGGATTTCCTCTCTGTCCTAATTGATTACAAATGGTACACGGAGCCTCTATTTCTAGGAGGAGGTTCGATTTGATGGCTAAACAACCTATAGATGGGATCTTATAATCATGATTCATCTTGCTTACATGAGATAGACTTTATAATAATGACTTGGACTTGATGGGAAACCTATATCTTATCCTATATTCAAACAGACAGGCCGGCCTGCTGGCCCATTTGAGCTAGGCTAGCCTGGTCTATGTTCTAATCCATCTGAGCATATACTTGTATGACTGTAGCAGGATCCAACAATCTTTCCCTATCTAGTTTCTTTGAAGCAGCCAaggcttttttttttccttttgtatTCTTCTGAGTTCGTGTTAATTTCTCATTGCTATAGCTAATCATTCCCCCTTCCTATATATGCTAATACAAACAGAGAGACACAGCTGGGCTGACTGTCGAGAACAGCGAACTGAAGATACGTCTGCAGAGCACAGAGCAACAAGTCCACCTACAAGATGGTAATCAAAGCTCAACACATCACACTAATTGCTTTGCTAGTCTCTACGCCTTTTCTATTTCATTCTGCCAAATCGCAGCAATGCTTAGATTTTGTTCTGGGCGAAAATTCTGTTGCAGCTCTGAACGAGGCCCTGAAATCGGAGCTGCAGCGGCTGAAGGTGGCGACAGGCCAGATGGGCAACCAGATGATGATGAACTTCGCCGGACCGCCGCACGCGTTCGGCGGTGGGAATCAGCAGGTCTTCCACCACCCCAGCCAAGCAATGCCGCCGTTCCTGgcgatgcagcagcagcagcagcagcacccgaACCAGCCGTTGCACCCTCTGCAGACccagcagcagctgcagcaggCGGCGCTCAGCCTGAACATGAAAGGGCCGGCTGCGGTGGCTCCTCCCGGCCAGTGGCAGTGGGGTGGTGGTGATGCGTGGTCggagagcagcagcagctgatgaTCCGGCCGGCGGCGACGGAGGCTAGCTGCATTGCGTGCTGTTGTCTTGGAAGAGGTTGGGGGTGTATGTCATGTCTGGATGATTGAGGATATACTGTATATTCGGTAAAAGAAGCGATACATATATATGTCTGAAAGGCGTAGATATAAATTTTGTTGGCTTTTCATCTTGCTTAAGCCTTAAAGGATGTTATACCCAGGTTATGTGTGGATGAAAACGATGGTTGCAGAAAGAAAACCCTTGTATTCCTGTGTagtttatactccctccattaagTCATTTCAATAATCTTAgaaagtcaaaatattttaagtttgactaaaattatagaaaaaaaatacaaagttttgtggcatcaaatagatatactataaaaatataattaataaaaaacttaatgatacttagttggtattgtaaatgttattatcctactatataaatttggtcaaacttaaaatgttttgactctccaaaattcttacaatgacttataatttgggatagagggagtactttGATCTCCTATTTTGAAATGGTGCACCTGGTGATCTGTATGATGTGGTTAGATAAGAAGAATTTTTTTCCTCTAGAGTTGATTTCCTTTTGTTCAGAtaaaaattcaaaatctttGCATAGTTGATGGTCGGATGACTTgatggccctgtttggttctccttgctaaattttagctagctcaactttagtcactttagtagctaaggttccaaacacattgactaaaaaaagctaaaatagtttagatcCCTTAAGTCACTCAATTTAGCAAGAAAACCAAAGAGACCCGATGAGGATGAATCTAGGGTGCGTTTGTGAGGGTGTACCAGCCCAGCCTGGCTAGCCCATCAGACCCAGGCCCAGCCAAGCCAGGCTTGTTTGGAGCAAGTGCTGTTGTTTGTGTCATTGTATGAAACTAGCCTGGCCCAAAGT
This window of the Sorghum bicolor cultivar BTx623 chromosome 7, Sorghum_bicolor_NCBIv3, whole genome shotgun sequence genome carries:
- the LOC8060908 gene encoding transcription factor RF2a, with the protein product MNKDKTPIAGGGGGNAGGGGGGGGGCAGNGPEMQSSSDAAAPSPTPHTECDISSMPDSPMRKPGHRRALSEIIGLPEDLDLGAPGAGDAPGLSDENEEELFSMFLDVDKLNSRCGASVSESSCAMAAGGRGEATETSAAGQGQRHHHRHSMDAASSINAEHLFGTTAMEGASPAEVKKAMSAAKLAELALIDPKKAKRIINNRQSAARSKERKMRYIAELERKVQFMQREATALATQLALLQRDTAGLTVENSELKIRLQSTEQQVHLQDALNEALKSELQRLKVATGQMGNQMMMNFAGPPHAFGGGNQQVFHHPSQAMPPFLAMQQQQQQHPNQPLHPLQTQQQLQQAALSLNMKGPAAVAPPGQWQWGGGDAWSESSSS